Proteins encoded within one genomic window of Camelina sativa cultivar DH55 chromosome 19, Cs, whole genome shotgun sequence:
- the LOC104765843 gene encoding DEAD-box ATP-dependent RNA helicase 2, producing MATANPGRGGGGRRGGGPMDDDKLVFETTEGIEPITSFNDMGIKEDVLRGVYEYGFEKPSAIQQRAVMPILQGRDVIAQAQSGTGKTSMIALSVCQVVDTSSREVQALILSPTRELATQTEKTIQTIGLHANIQAHACIGGKSVGEDIRKLEHGVHVVSGTPGRVCDMIKRRSLRTRAIKLLILDESDEMLSRGFKDQIYDVYRYLPPDLQVCLVSATLPHEILEMTSKFMTEPVKILVKRDELTLEGIKQFFVAVEKEEWKFDTLCDLYDTLTITQAVIFCNTKRKVEWLSEKMRSNNFTVSSMHGDMPQKERDEIMNQFRSGDSRVLITTDVWARGIDVQQVSLVINYDLPNNRELYIHRIGRSGRFGRKGVAINFVKSDDIKILRDIEQYYSTQIDEMPMNVADLI from the exons ATGGCGACAGCGAATCCTGGCCGTGGAGGTGGTGGTAGAAGAGGCGGTGGACCGATGGATGACGATAAGTTGGTATTCGAGACGACGGAAGGGATCGAGCCCATCACGAGCTTCAATGATATGGGTATTAAGGAAGATGTGCTTCGCGGTGTTTACGAATACGGTTTCGAGAAGCCTTCTGCGATCCAGCAGAGGGCGGTTATGCCGATTCTTCAAGGGCGAGATGTTATTGCTCAAGCTCAGTCTGGTACTGGGAAGACATCTATGATTGCTCTCTCCGTTTGCCAAGTCGTTGACACTTCCTCTAGAGA GGTTCAGGCCTTGATATTATCTCCGACAAGAGAGCTGGCTACACAAACAGAGAAGACGATACAAACAATCGGATTACATGCTAATATTCAGGCACATGCATGCATCGGTGGGAAGAGCGTTGGAGAAGACATCAGGAAGCTGGAGCATGGTGTCCATGTTGTGTCTGGGACACCTGGTCGTGTCTGTGACATGATTAAGAGGAGAAGTCTACGAACCAGAGCTATTAAACTGCTGATTCTTGATGAGTCTGATGAAATGCTGAGCAGAGGGTTCAAGGACCAAATCTATGATGTTTACAGATATCTTCCACCCGATCTTCAG GTTTGCTTGGTGTCTGCAACTCTTCCTCACGAGATTTTGGAGATGACATCCAAGTTTATGACAGAGCCAGTGAAGATACTTGTGAAGCGTGATGAGTTGACTCTTGAA ggaatcaaacaattttttgttgctgttgagaaGGAGGAGTGGAAGTTTGATACACTCTGTGATCTTTATGACACACTTACTATCACTCAAGCTGTTATCTTCTGCAATACAAAACGAAAG GTGGAATGGCTAAGTGAGAAAATGAGAAGTAACAACTTCACAGTCTCATCAATGCACGGGGACATGCCTCAGAAGGAGAGAGACGAGATCATGAATCAGTTTCGGTCAGGTGACAGTCGTGTTTTGATCACAACAGATGTATGGGCACGTGGGATTGATGTGCAGCAA GTTTCTCTTGTCATCAATTATGATCTCCCCAACAACCGTGAGCTCTACATCCATCGCATTGGTCGGTCTGGTCGTTTTGGGCGTAAG GGTGTTGCAATCAACTTTGTTAAAAGCGACGATATCAAGATCCTCCGAGACATTGAGCAGTACTACAGTACCCAGATTGATGAGATGCCAATGAATGTAGCTGATCTCATCTAG
- the LOC104765842 gene encoding glutamic acid-rich protein-like, whose product MSRRNKRPPPPGHVVVRNRFVIYPEITLPDPKSISTDSELVLSYLNFNKFWRNSTYHLGDVVPKTENASLDIERYYSDTLKPKKSKSSSFYDYLILRPDNFPKELLGDTPRQRPVKRAKWRQDLQKLDVLEELEARYLKAQGEEEKEEDLKAQGEEEKEEEEDDDEEEEESQGEEESDHGDYDHNQDFDDDEDDYNQADGKNSSKDDNWFY is encoded by the coding sequence ATGTCGCGGAGAAATAAGCGTCCTCCTCCCCCTGGCCATGTAGTTGTCCGTAATCGTTTTGTGATTTACCCTGAAATCACGTTACCTGATCCGAAATCTATCTCTACAGACTCGGAGTTAGTGTTGAGCTACCTTAATTTCAATAAGTTTTGGAGGAACTCGACCTATCACCTAGGCGATGTTGTTCCTAAGACAGAGAATGCTAGTTTGGACATTGAGAGGTATTATTCAGACACGTTGAAGCCCAAGAAGAgcaagtcttcttctttctatgaTTACCTTATTCTTAGACCTGATAACTTTCCTAAAGAACTTCTCGGAGACACTCCAAGACAACGGCCTGTCAAGAGAGCTAAGTGGAGGCAAGATCTGCAGAAATTGGATGTTCTTGAAGAGCTTGAAGCTCGGTATCTTAAGGCtcagggagaggaagagaaagaagaagatcttaAGGCTCAGGgcgaggaagaaaaagaagaagaagaagatgatgatgaagaagaggaggaatcacaaggtgaagaagaatctgatcaTGGAGATTACGATCATAATCAAGACTTTGATGATGACGAAGACGATTATAATCAGGCGGATGGTAAAAACTCTTCCAAGGATGATAATTGGTTTTACTAG